From Nevskiales bacterium, a single genomic window includes:
- the rpmG gene encoding 50S ribosomal protein L33 has protein sequence MRDKIKLVSTADTGFYYTTDKNKKNTPDKLEKKKYDPVVRKHVVFKEAKIK, from the coding sequence ATGCGCGACAAGATCAAGCTCGTTTCCACTGCCGATACCGGTTTCTACTACACCACCGACAAGAACAAGAAGAACACGCCGGACAAGCTGGAGAAGAAGAAGTACGACCCGGTCGTGCGCAAGCACGTGGTGTTCAAGGAAGCGAAGATCAAGTGA